From one Leptospiraceae bacterium genomic stretch:
- a CDS encoding beta-lactamase family protein has translation MKLIYFWIGFFLIHCSITSVKEGEAKIVERFEKTFKNSKYSKAATLLVHSDSLKIHLKSSAGLLEDQKSKVIPDQPFHTASIGKMFTSVLIYQLVESGKLSLNDSVQKILGAEILINLFVYEGVDYSEKATISHLLSHTSGVDDYFDSVDKKNKSVIDEITTNPEKFWTPLDLVNFTRTNQKAIAPPGAKFHYSDTGYILLGLVIEKITNKKLEVVLQEKIFAPLAMKNTYMYLRSEPSDKTKLPVSTMMLGDKNVTGFKSISADWAGGGLISTTEDLLLFQKALLNGKLVPNKTYLSLMGKNKFMDGIYYGQGLMTVRFGDMSFLMPSTPDSHGHSGLLSTLLFYSPDYDSHIIVNLGSTEDVGDTFELMFWIMQDLKEIKNLTKGK, from the coding sequence ATGAAATTAATTTATTTTTGGATTGGTTTTTTCCTTATTCATTGCAGCATAACTTCTGTAAAAGAAGGCGAAGCAAAAATTGTTGAACGATTTGAAAAGACATTTAAAAATTCTAAATATAGCAAAGCGGCAACTCTGTTAGTCCACTCAGATAGTTTAAAGATTCACCTAAAGTCTTCGGCTGGATTATTGGAAGATCAAAAAAGCAAAGTAATACCCGATCAGCCTTTTCATACAGCTAGCATTGGAAAAATGTTTACCAGTGTTTTGATTTATCAATTAGTTGAGAGCGGCAAATTGTCATTAAACGATTCCGTGCAAAAAATACTTGGAGCCGAAATTTTAATAAATCTATTTGTCTATGAAGGTGTTGACTATTCTGAAAAAGCAACTATTTCTCATTTACTTTCGCATACTTCAGGAGTTGATGATTACTTTGACAGTGTTGACAAAAAGAACAAATCAGTAATCGACGAAATCACAACAAATCCTGAGAAGTTTTGGACTCCTTTGGATTTAGTAAATTTTACAAGAACAAACCAAAAAGCAATCGCACCACCTGGCGCCAAATTTCATTATTCCGATACTGGCTATATTCTATTAGGTCTAGTCATTGAAAAGATTACAAACAAAAAACTAGAAGTGGTATTACAAGAAAAGATATTTGCTCCTCTAGCGATGAAGAATACATATATGTATCTACGAAGCGAGCCTAGCGACAAAACAAAATTACCCGTTTCTACGATGATGCTTGGGGATAAAAATGTGACTGGATTTAAAAGTATAAGTGCAGATTGGGCAGGGGGAGGATTGATTTCAACAACAGAAGATTTACTTCTATTTCAGAAAGCTCTTCTCAATGGAAAATTAGTCCCAAACAAAACCTATCTTTCTCTCATGGGAAAGAATAAATTCATGGACGGAATCTATTATGGACAGGGGTTAATGACTGTTAGATTTGGTGATATGTCTTTTCTAATGCCTAGCACTCCCGATTCACATGGACATTCTGGTCTTTTATCTACACTTCTTTTTTATTCTCCCGATTATGATTCGCATATTATAGTAAACCTAGGAAGCACAGAAGATGTAGGAGACACTTTCGAATTGATGTTCTGGATCATGCAGGACTTAAAAGAGATAAAAAACTTAACGAAAGGAAAATAA
- the carB gene encoding carbamoyl-phosphate synthase large subunit, with protein sequence MPQSKDISSVLIIGSGPIVIGQACEFDYSGTQAAKALKEKGLRTILVNSNPATIMTDPMLADATYIEPLTVSVLTKIIEKEKPDAVLPTVGGQTALNLAMNLVKEGILERYGVKLIGAQAEAIKKAEDRDLFKKVMLSIGMNVPKSGLATNMEEARKIKDQVGIPLIVRPAFTLAGTGGGHCPREEDFEEVAMKGLNASPISQILIEESVIGWKEYELEVMRDTADNVVIICSIENIDPMGVHTGDSITVAPQQTLSDKEYQSMRDMALKIIREIGVETGGSNIQFAVNPKNGDVIVIEMNPRVSRSSALASKATGFPIAKIAALLAIGYTLDEIKNDITRVTPASFEPSIDYVVTKIPRFAFEKFPGADSTLGVQMKAVGESMAIGRTFKESFQKALRSLENDRLGFGSDGYLKELIELHKIPASEKKAFITKAIKIPTDKRIFNLKLAFNAGFTVEEIATITGMEPWFLRQMEDIHKVEFEFIEKGFAVIRKMKQFGFSNRQLAYLSSKAEIDSILESESIVSKIKSKVNSILVKKEKEVEDYLIKEKIFPVYKRIDTCAGEFEAYTPYFYSTYDTEDESNVTDAKSVMILGGGPNRIGQGIEFDYCCCHASYALQDMGVESIMVNSNPETVSTDYDTSDRLYFEPLCLEDVMNIYRNEKPVGVIVQFGGQTPLKLANELEKRGVPILGTSPDSIDRAEDRKRFVEVLQKLNLKQPANGMASRREDARKIAKEISYPVLVRPSYVLGGRAMAIINDEAGLDKYMDEAEEISEERPILIDSFLDSAVEVDVDALSDAETVFIAGIMEHIEEAGVHSGDSACMLPPQNISEKMLIEIKAATRKLALELGVKGLINIQFAIKEETLYILEVNPRASRTVPFVSKAIGIPIVKYATMIMLGKKLKDLIPADEYSVKLVNVKEAVLPFNKFPGVDTILGPEMRSTGEVMGIAATAGEAYLKAQIMAGEETPKGGTIFVSINDKTKQDLLPYIVKLSKLGYNLIATKGTHKLLSDNGVMSLVINKLHEGFPNVVDYIKDKKINLIINTPLSRVTRDDAFAIRQAAIKYRVPCLTTAEAARALVDGLVEMGNKGFSIRSLQEIHKK encoded by the coding sequence ATGCCACAAAGTAAAGATATCTCCTCCGTATTAATCATTGGTTCCGGTCCGATAGTTATCGGGCAGGCTTGCGAGTTCGATTACTCTGGAACTCAAGCAGCAAAAGCACTCAAAGAAAAAGGTCTTCGGACAATTTTGGTGAATTCAAATCCAGCTACCATCATGACCGACCCGATGCTTGCAGATGCAACTTACATTGAACCACTTACCGTTTCGGTTCTCACAAAAATTATTGAGAAAGAAAAACCTGATGCTGTTCTTCCTACTGTCGGTGGACAAACTGCACTCAATTTGGCAATGAATTTAGTCAAAGAAGGAATTCTGGAACGTTATGGGGTAAAGCTCATAGGAGCTCAAGCAGAGGCAATTAAAAAAGCAGAGGATAGAGACTTATTTAAAAAAGTAATGCTCTCTATCGGAATGAATGTCCCTAAGTCAGGTCTTGCTACCAATATGGAAGAGGCAAGAAAAATAAAAGATCAAGTGGGGATACCATTGATTGTCCGCCCAGCCTTTACTCTCGCAGGAACAGGCGGTGGGCATTGTCCAAGAGAAGAAGATTTCGAAGAAGTGGCAATGAAAGGGTTAAATGCTTCTCCTATCAGTCAGATATTAATTGAAGAGTCTGTAATCGGTTGGAAAGAATACGAATTAGAGGTTATGCGAGATACGGCGGATAACGTTGTAATTATTTGCTCTATCGAAAACATTGATCCAATGGGAGTTCATACGGGAGATTCCATTACAGTCGCTCCACAACAAACGTTATCCGATAAAGAATATCAATCCATGCGAGATATGGCTCTCAAAATTATTCGAGAGATTGGAGTTGAGACAGGTGGGTCTAATATACAGTTTGCGGTAAATCCGAAGAATGGGGATGTAATTGTAATTGAAATGAATCCGCGGGTTTCTCGTTCATCCGCTCTTGCCTCTAAGGCGACAGGTTTTCCAATTGCTAAAATTGCTGCTCTACTTGCCATTGGTTATACACTAGATGAAATCAAGAACGACATAACGCGTGTTACCCCCGCAAGTTTTGAACCTTCTATTGATTATGTTGTTACAAAAATTCCACGTTTTGCATTTGAAAAATTTCCCGGCGCAGATAGCACACTTGGAGTTCAAATGAAAGCGGTTGGTGAATCTATGGCGATTGGACGAACCTTTAAAGAAAGCTTTCAAAAGGCTCTCCGCTCTTTAGAAAATGATAGACTTGGTTTTGGTTCAGATGGTTATCTAAAAGAACTCATCGAATTACATAAAATACCCGCTTCTGAGAAAAAAGCATTTATAACTAAAGCAATTAAAATTCCTACAGACAAACGAATCTTCAATTTAAAGTTAGCGTTTAACGCCGGTTTTACAGTAGAAGAAATTGCAACCATCACTGGAATGGAGCCATGGTTCCTACGGCAAATGGAAGATATCCACAAGGTAGAATTTGAGTTTATTGAAAAAGGATTTGCCGTTATCCGCAAGATGAAACAATTTGGTTTTTCCAATCGACAACTTGCTTATCTTTCTTCTAAAGCAGAGATTGATTCTATTTTAGAATCTGAGTCTATTGTAAGTAAAATTAAATCCAAAGTAAATTCAATCCTCGTTAAAAAAGAAAAAGAAGTAGAAGACTATTTAATCAAAGAAAAAATCTTTCCTGTCTACAAAAGAATTGATACCTGTGCGGGAGAATTTGAAGCATATACTCCTTACTTCTATTCAACCTATGATACCGAAGATGAATCCAATGTAACCGATGCAAAATCTGTTATGATTCTTGGTGGTGGTCCAAATCGAATTGGTCAGGGTATTGAATTTGACTATTGTTGTTGTCATGCTTCGTATGCACTCCAAGATATGGGTGTTGAATCTATCATGGTAAATTCTAATCCTGAAACTGTATCGACTGATTATGATACTTCGGATAGACTTTATTTTGAGCCACTTTGTCTTGAAGACGTAATGAACATTTACCGCAATGAAAAACCGGTAGGCGTTATCGTTCAGTTCGGGGGGCAAACACCACTTAAGCTCGCAAATGAATTAGAAAAACGAGGCGTTCCTATTCTTGGAACAAGTCCTGATTCGATTGATCGTGCAGAAGATAGAAAAAGATTCGTAGAAGTTTTACAAAAACTAAATCTCAAACAACCTGCAAACGGTATGGCATCAAGAAGAGAAGATGCACGTAAAATTGCAAAAGAAATTTCTTATCCTGTCTTAGTTCGTCCTAGTTATGTTTTGGGTGGTCGAGCAATGGCAATCATCAACGATGAAGCCGGTCTTGATAAATACATGGATGAGGCTGAGGAAATTTCAGAAGAAAGACCAATTTTAATTGATTCCTTCTTAGACAGTGCCGTGGAAGTAGATGTGGATGCGTTATCCGACGCAGAGACTGTATTTATCGCAGGAATCATGGAGCATATCGAAGAAGCGGGAGTGCATAGTGGGGATTCGGCTTGTATGCTTCCACCGCAAAATATTTCCGAGAAAATGCTTATTGAGATAAAAGCGGCTACTCGTAAATTGGCGCTTGAGCTTGGAGTAAAGGGACTTATTAACATTCAGTTTGCAATCAAAGAAGAAACTCTTTATATTTTAGAAGTAAACCCAAGAGCATCTAGAACAGTTCCTTTTGTTTCTAAAGCGATTGGAATTCCGATTGTAAAGTATGCTACAATGATTATGCTCGGAAAAAAACTAAAAGATTTAATTCCAGCAGATGAGTATTCAGTTAAGTTAGTCAATGTAAAAGAAGCTGTTCTTCCATTTAATAAATTTCCAGGCGTAGATACAATTCTCGGTCCTGAAATGAGATCTACCGGAGAAGTAATGGGAATTGCCGCTACTGCCGGTGAAGCTTATTTGAAAGCACAAATCATGGCAGGGGAAGAGACTCCTAAAGGTGGAACGATTTTTGTAAGTATCAATGATAAGACTAAGCAAGATTTGCTTCCTTATATCGTTAAGCTTTCGAAGTTAGGCTACAACCTAATAGCCACTAAAGGAACTCATAAGCTTTTGTCGGATAACGGTGTTATGTCGCTCGTGATCAACAAACTTCATGAAGGTTTTCCGAATGTTGTGGATTATATCAAAGATAAGAAGATTAATCTAATCATCAATACTCCTCTCAGTCGGGTAACTAGAGACGATGCGTTTGCCATTAGACAAGCAGCGATCAAATATCGAGTGCCATGTTTGACTACTGCGGAAGCAGCAAGAGCGCTAGTTGATGGGCTCGTTGAGATGGGAAATAAAGGCTTTAGCATTCGATCTCTGCAAGAGATTCATAAAAAGTAG
- a CDS encoding STAS domain-containing protein, translating into MKCKNALDTNYQKPAWKHYMKIETKEKDNVILISISGKIDLYNTKEITQLLEKFIRENKLRIIVNLENVPFMDSSGFVSLVTWTRKFQQYSGSLKILNVTGFVKKIIEQNSMKAILQIYDSENAALESFTQ; encoded by the coding sequence TTGAAATGTAAAAATGCACTTGATACAAATTACCAAAAGCCTGCATGGAAGCATTATATGAAAATTGAAACAAAAGAAAAAGACAATGTTATCCTGATATCTATTAGTGGGAAAATAGATTTATACAACACGAAAGAAATTACCCAGCTACTTGAAAAATTTATACGCGAAAACAAGCTTCGCATTATTGTAAACCTAGAAAATGTGCCTTTCATGGATTCTTCTGGTTTTGTAAGCTTAGTCACATGGACAAGAAAATTTCAGCAATATAGCGGTAGTCTAAAAATTCTAAACGTAACTGGCTTTGTAAAAAAGATTATCGAACAAAATTCCATGAAGGCAATTCTGCAAATCTACGATTCAGAAAACGCTGCCCTAGAGTCTTTCACTCAATAA
- a CDS encoding MFS transporter yields the protein MYKNLIIIFLSLALVQSGSLLMTSTNTLIGLELTGSESLSTLPVSLNIIASLLLTIPASFFMARFGRKSGFLLGILFGLVGTSFVILGLHTRSFVIFCMGSIFMGFLNSFSTYFRFAAAEVSHRDFKSRAVSLVLASGVIAALIGPNLYKWGLSVFQELKFMGGFILLYPLYAIAFTILLFLNTGKPAAMNWRTSKSTKELLLKTPLLKIIALGSFAYIVMVLIMVATPLGMNHYHFGMNDITQVIQFHVLGMFVPSFFTGSLIKRFGDRKIMLAGAILFLICAWINFIGHSHMHFISSLILLGVGWNFLYVGATTLLSYQIHAEDQPKAQALNDFFVTAFAAISIASSGKLHEALGWANLNLLAVPITILGIVIIMRKHKVIG from the coding sequence ATGTATAAGAATCTAATCATTATTTTCCTTTCTCTGGCACTTGTGCAATCGGGGAGTCTTCTGATGACTTCTACGAATACATTGATTGGGCTTGAATTGACAGGAAGTGAGTCATTATCTACACTTCCAGTTTCCTTAAATATTATTGCCTCCCTTCTTCTTACTATACCGGCTTCTTTTTTTATGGCTCGATTTGGAAGGAAGAGTGGATTTCTATTAGGAATTCTTTTTGGTCTTGTGGGGACAAGTTTTGTTATCCTCGGTTTACATACAAGGAGCTTTGTAATATTTTGTATGGGAAGTATTTTTATGGGATTTTTAAATTCCTTTTCCACATACTTTCGTTTTGCCGCTGCCGAAGTATCTCATCGTGATTTTAAATCTCGTGCTGTATCTCTCGTTCTAGCAAGTGGTGTTATTGCTGCTCTTATTGGACCAAATCTTTATAAATGGGGACTTAGTGTTTTTCAAGAACTCAAATTCATGGGCGGGTTTATTTTATTATACCCCTTGTATGCAATTGCATTTACAATTCTATTGTTTCTAAATACAGGAAAACCCGCTGCGATGAACTGGAGGACTAGCAAATCAACCAAAGAATTATTACTTAAAACTCCCCTTCTTAAAATCATTGCCCTTGGAAGTTTTGCTTACATTGTAATGGTGCTGATTATGGTAGCAACTCCACTCGGTATGAATCATTATCATTTTGGAATGAATGATATAACCCAAGTGATTCAGTTTCATGTTCTAGGAATGTTTGTGCCTTCTTTTTTTACAGGAAGTCTTATTAAGCGTTTTGGTGACAGGAAAATAATGTTAGCCGGTGCAATTCTCTTTTTGATTTGTGCATGGATTAATTTTATTGGTCATTCTCATATGCATTTTATATCTTCCCTGATTCTTTTAGGAGTAGGTTGGAATTTTTTATACGTTGGTGCAACTACACTTCTCTCTTATCAGATTCACGCTGAAGATCAACCGAAAGCGCAGGCACTCAATGATTTTTTTGTCACCGCCTTTGCTGCGATTTCAATAGCATCTTCCGGCAAACTTCACGAAGCACTAGGTTGGGCTAATTTGAATTTACTCGCAGTTCCCATTACTATATTGGGGATAGTTATCATTATGCGCAAACATAAAGTGATTGGGTGA
- a CDS encoding PadR family transcriptional regulator — translation MLKYAILGYLNYQPMFGYELKQAMDGSTSYFWHCKLSQIYMTLKALEKEKKLTSEIENQEDKPDRKRYSITPAGRKDLQTWLEKPLTEIPQNKDELLLKLFFSANVNKKDLLHELHLQRKLHIEQLNTYLHVTTKVIADAAIENPACARDAILWEATRRMGELYEKAYLEWIEETIHTIESKL, via the coding sequence ATGCTTAAATATGCCATTTTAGGGTATTTAAACTACCAGCCCATGTTTGGCTACGAATTGAAACAAGCAATGGATGGATCAACGAGCTATTTTTGGCACTGCAAATTAAGCCAGATTTACATGACTTTGAAGGCGCTGGAAAAAGAAAAAAAACTCACTTCGGAAATCGAAAACCAAGAAGATAAGCCTGATCGGAAACGATATTCCATTACGCCTGCGGGTAGAAAGGACTTACAGACTTGGCTTGAAAAACCGTTAACTGAAATACCTCAAAACAAAGATGAGTTGCTTTTAAAGCTTTTTTTCTCTGCAAATGTAAATAAGAAAGATTTGCTGCATGAGTTGCATCTACAGCGTAAACTTCATATTGAGCAATTGAACACATATTTGCATGTAACCACAAAAGTAATTGCCGATGCTGCGATTGAAAACCCGGCCTGTGCCCGTGATGCAATTCTATGGGAAGCAACTCGTCGCATGGGCGAGCTTTACGAAAAAGCTTACTTAGAATGGATAGAGGAAACTATTCACACAATAGAATCAAAATTATAA
- a CDS encoding DUF2141 domain-containing protein yields the protein MRAKNILVFGIFLLMETIYSQAANNTKLTIRVQGIKNKKGTINIALFKSDTDFNQEKFTYVSRTPADSNGIIIFDKIDYGNYSVAVYHDENENQKLDRNFIGMPKEGYGFSNNVKGKMGPPAFKDTSVIMNQAETNLSIQLNY from the coding sequence ATGAGAGCAAAGAATATTTTGGTATTTGGAATTTTCCTTTTAATGGAAACAATCTACAGTCAAGCGGCTAATAATACGAAACTCACAATTCGTGTTCAGGGTATAAAAAATAAAAAAGGCACTATAAATATTGCTTTATTTAAAAGCGATACAGACTTCAATCAGGAAAAATTCACCTACGTAAGCAGAACGCCTGCCGATTCAAATGGGATCATCATTTTTGACAAGATTGATTACGGCAACTATTCAGTAGCCGTCTACCATGACGAAAACGAAAATCAAAAACTAGATCGAAATTTTATCGGGATGCCAAAAGAAGGATACGGATTTTCAAATAATGTAAAAGGGAAAATGGGTCCGCCTGCATTCAAAGATACTTCTGTTATTATGAATCAAGCTGAGACAAATCTTTCGATTCAATTGAATTACTGA
- a CDS encoding NAD(P)H-dependent oxidoreductase: MKKILIIQGHPGKDSLCASLAQTYFTEAKNSGYDVKLLELIDLKFDLSLYGGYKSKQVFEPDLVLAQKYILEAQHLVFVYPVWWEMMPALLKGFIDRTFLPGFAFKYREKSPLPEKLLKNKTARIIITMDAPTWYYKWFRNAPGLNAFKKGTLEFCGISPVKSTLFGPVRKAPKERIESFLKIVKALGSKGD, translated from the coding sequence ATGAAAAAAATACTAATTATACAAGGGCATCCAGGCAAAGACTCGTTATGCGCTTCTCTTGCTCAAACATATTTTACAGAAGCTAAGAATTCCGGCTATGATGTGAAGTTATTAGAGCTTATTGATTTAAAATTTGATCTTTCTCTTTATGGAGGATATAAATCAAAACAAGTCTTTGAACCTGATTTAGTTTTAGCGCAAAAATATATTTTAGAAGCACAACATTTAGTTTTTGTATACCCTGTTTGGTGGGAAATGATGCCAGCACTCTTAAAAGGATTTATCGATAGAACTTTTCTACCCGGATTCGCTTTCAAATACAGAGAAAAATCGCCATTACCCGAAAAACTATTAAAGAATAAAACTGCTCGTATTATCATTACCATGGATGCACCAACTTGGTATTATAAATGGTTTAGAAATGCCCCTGGATTAAATGCTTTCAAAAAAGGAACTTTGGAGTTTTGCGGTATTAGCCCCGTTAAATCAACTCTATTTGGTCCAGTTCGTAAAGCGCCTAAAGAAAGAATTGAATCCTTTTTAAAAATCGTAAAAGCATTGGGAAGTAAAGGAGATTAA
- a CDS encoding Mrp/NBP35 family ATP-binding protein encodes MATVEEIKRELTKVKHPELKKDLVSLGMIGDIEKTEEGFLIKAKTPSADRKLQIGLEAQIRQFVTKLPDVGKIKIKFDVDPNMKFDDGNKIPGVKRTIAIGSGKGGVGKSTVTANLAMTLANKGFKVGLLDADIYGPSIGKLFGINGRVALKSEEDKIWPLEKYGIKIISFSFLVDENQPVVWRGPMLGKAVEQFLYDIVWGELDYLLIDLPPGTGDVQLSLAQLIDLNGAVIVTTPQGVATLDASKAGAMFNQVKIPILGVVENMSYFIPPDMPDKRYSIFGEGGGQKLADSFKTPLLGKIPMTMDIMQSGEAGDPIVHAQKSGAVASAYSDIFAKLETEIANWE; translated from the coding sequence ATGGCAACTGTAGAAGAAATTAAAAGAGAACTCACCAAAGTAAAACACCCAGAACTCAAGAAAGACTTGGTTTCGCTTGGAATGATCGGAGATATTGAAAAAACAGAAGAGGGCTTTTTGATCAAAGCAAAAACTCCATCGGCAGATAGAAAATTGCAAATCGGTCTCGAAGCGCAAATTCGTCAGTTTGTGACCAAGCTTCCTGATGTGGGAAAAATTAAAATCAAGTTCGATGTAGATCCCAATATGAAGTTTGATGACGGGAATAAAATTCCTGGAGTTAAACGGACAATTGCGATTGGCTCTGGTAAGGGTGGGGTGGGCAAATCTACAGTAACTGCAAATCTCGCAATGACACTTGCAAATAAAGGTTTTAAGGTTGGTCTACTTGATGCAGATATTTACGGTCCTTCCATTGGAAAACTTTTTGGGATTAACGGGCGTGTTGCGCTCAAGTCAGAAGAAGATAAAATCTGGCCTCTTGAAAAATACGGAATCAAAATCATTTCTTTTTCTTTTTTAGTCGATGAGAACCAACCTGTTGTTTGGCGCGGTCCTATGCTTGGCAAAGCAGTTGAACAATTTCTTTACGATATTGTATGGGGTGAACTTGATTATCTGCTAATTGATCTTCCTCCAGGAACGGGTGATGTGCAATTGTCGCTTGCTCAACTTATTGATTTAAACGGAGCGGTTATTGTTACTACTCCGCAGGGTGTTGCTACTCTTGATGCATCGAAAGCGGGTGCAATGTTTAATCAGGTTAAAATTCCTATACTTGGAGTTGTGGAGAATATGAGCTATTTCATTCCGCCTGATATGCCCGATAAAAGATATTCTATCTTCGGCGAAGGTGGTGGGCAAAAACTAGCCGATTCTTTTAAGACGCCGCTCCTTGGAAAAATTCCCATGACCATGGATATCATGCAGTCTGGCGAAGCGGGCGATCCAATTGTTCACGCGCAAAAATCAGGCGCAGTAGCAAGCGCATACTCTGATATATTCGCTAAACTAGAAACCGAAATCGCAAACTGGGAATAG
- a CDS encoding sulfate ABC transporter ATP-binding protein: protein MSIEIQNINKHFGKFHAIKGLNLKIEAGELVALLGPSGCGKTTLLRIISGLEHPDSGSILFSGEDTVKKHVSERKVGFVFQHYALFKHMTVFENVAFGLKVRPRSVRPSKSEIKDRVESLLKLVKLELLHDRFPSQLSGGQRQRVALARALAVEPQVLLLDEPFGALDAQVRKELRRWLRRLHDEIHVTSVFVTHDQEEALEVADRVVVMNQGKIEQVGTPEEVYTNPATPFVYNFIGNVNLFHGRVEGGKLFVGDKELEHKGEAKSDNNKAFIYIRPYHFDIHRTKQADTISSAVIEHISPAGSLVRVELLDEFNQPILVEIPMQRYKELGIKKADKVFVSPKETRIFFDESQDYAI, encoded by the coding sequence ATGAGTATAGAAATTCAAAATATCAATAAGCATTTTGGAAAGTTTCATGCCATCAAAGGTTTAAATTTAAAAATTGAAGCTGGAGAGCTTGTTGCGTTACTCGGTCCTTCCGGTTGCGGCAAAACAACATTACTCCGGATAATATCCGGTCTTGAACATCCAGACTCCGGCTCGATCCTTTTTTCAGGAGAGGATACTGTTAAGAAACATGTAAGTGAAAGAAAAGTTGGATTCGTTTTTCAACACTATGCTCTATTTAAACATATGACTGTGTTTGAAAATGTTGCCTTCGGACTTAAAGTTCGCCCTAGAAGCGTGCGTCCTTCTAAATCTGAAATTAAAGATCGGGTAGAGAGTCTTTTGAAACTTGTAAAATTAGAATTGCTACATGATAGATTCCCATCACAACTTTCCGGTGGTCAAAGACAAAGAGTCGCACTCGCACGAGCCTTAGCTGTTGAGCCACAAGTCCTTCTTTTAGATGAACCATTTGGTGCGTTAGACGCTCAAGTAAGAAAAGAACTCAGACGATGGCTCAGAAGACTTCATGATGAAATTCATGTAACAAGTGTATTTGTAACACACGATCAAGAAGAGGCACTTGAAGTTGCTGATAGAGTAGTTGTTATGAATCAAGGAAAAATTGAACAAGTTGGAACTCCAGAAGAAGTGTATACAAATCCGGCTACTCCGTTTGTTTACAATTTCATTGGAAATGTAAATCTATTTCACGGAAGAGTCGAGGGCGGCAAATTGTTCGTAGGCGACAAAGAGTTAGAACATAAAGGCGAAGCTAAGTCAGACAATAACAAAGCCTTTATTTATATTCGTCCTTATCATTTTGATATTCATCGCACAAAACAGGCTGACACAATTTCAAGTGCGGTGATAGAGCATATCAGTCCAGCAGGCTCCCTTGTGAGAGTTGAATTATTAGACGAGTTCAATCAACCTATACTCGTAGAAATTCCAATGCAACGTTATAAAGAATTGGGAATAAAGAAAGCGGACAAAGTCTTTGTTAGCCCCAAAGAGACCAGAATCTTCTTCGATGAATCGCAAGATTACGCAATCTAA
- the cysT gene encoding sulfate ABC transporter permease subunit CysT, whose translation MFGKKKSILPGFGISLGYTVFYLSIIVIIPIAGLFIKTSSLSFAEFWSVITEPRVIASYKLSFGASFLAALTNAVFGLLIAWVLVRYNFFGKKIVDALIDLPFALPTAVAGITLATIYSKNGWFGRFLEPAGIFIAYKPAGIFVALVFIGLPFIVRSVQPVIEELDKEVEEAAASLGANRLQTFFKVIFPTILPALISGFILAFARGLGEYGSVVFISGNMPMVSEITPLLILTKLEQYDYVGATALAVSTLVISFVLFFSINLVQWWAANRHKA comes from the coding sequence ATGTTCGGAAAGAAAAAAAGTATACTACCCGGCTTTGGAATTTCACTCGGATACACAGTTTTTTATCTCAGCATAATTGTAATTATCCCCATTGCTGGACTTTTTATAAAAACTTCTTCTTTAAGCTTCGCTGAATTTTGGAGTGTAATAACTGAGCCCCGAGTAATTGCTTCTTATAAACTTAGCTTTGGAGCTTCTTTTCTTGCGGCTCTGACGAATGCTGTTTTTGGTCTTCTGATTGCTTGGGTTTTAGTTCGCTATAATTTCTTTGGGAAAAAAATTGTAGATGCACTCATTGATTTGCCATTTGCCCTTCCAACTGCTGTAGCCGGAATTACACTGGCAACTATTTATTCTAAGAATGGTTGGTTTGGTAGATTCTTAGAGCCTGCTGGAATTTTCATCGCGTATAAACCGGCTGGAATTTTTGTTGCGTTAGTTTTTATAGGTCTACCGTTTATCGTTCGCTCCGTTCAGCCTGTGATAGAAGAATTAGACAAAGAAGTAGAAGAAGCCGCTGCAAGTCTCGGGGCTAACAGGCTGCAAACCTTTTTCAAAGTAATTTTCCCAACTATCTTGCCTGCTCTAATCAGCGGATTTATTTTAGCGTTTGCGCGTGGATTAGGCGAATATGGCTCTGTAGTTTTTATTTCAGGAAATATGCCTATGGTAAGTGAAATTACTCCTTTGCTGATTCTCACAAAGCTAGAACAGTATGATTATGTAGGAGCGACTGCGCTTGCAGTGTCTACACTTGTAATTTCTTTTGTGCTATTTTTTTCTATCAACCTTGTCCAATGGTGGGCGGCTAACAGACATAAGGCGTAA